Part of the Acidimicrobiales bacterium genome is shown below.
GTAGGAGGCGAACGGGTGGTCGGGGAACGTGTTGACCTCGGTCTGCCCGCCCCGCTCGAGGAACGAGATGAACGCGTCGCCGGCCACCTCGCCGGCGAAGCGGGTGCAGCGGTCGCAGAGGATGCAGCGCTCGCGGTCCAGGTAGACGAGGTTGCTGATCGGGATCGGCTTCTCGAAGTGCCGCTTCTCCTCGACGAAGCGGCTCTCGCCCGGCCCGTAGGCCATCGTCTGGTCCTGGAGCGGGCACTCGCCGCCCTTGTCGCACACCGGGCAGTCGAGCGGGTGGTTGATCAGCAGGAACTCGAGGACGGCGTCCTGGGCCTTCTTCGTCACCGCCGACCGGGTGTCGACCTTCATCCCGTCGGCGACGTTCAGCATGCAGGCCGGCTGGAGCGCAGGGCCCCGGCCGGTGTCGACCTCGACGACGCACATGCGGCACATGCCGACCGGCGTCATCCGCGGGTGGTAGCAGAACCGGGGGATGTAGACGCCGTGGCGCTCGGCGGCGTCGATCACCAGCTCGCCCTTCGGGACCTCGATCTCCTTGCCGTTGACGTTGATCGTGACGGTCTCAGGCACGCACGGCCTCCACCTCGGGTGCCGCCGTGTACGCCTTGCCGCCCATGGCCACGGTGACCGGCGTGGGCGCGCCGACGTAGGCCTCGAACTCGTCGCGGAAGCGGGCGACGGCCGACGCGATGGGCGACACCGCCGAGGGCCCGAGGGGGCAGATCGTCGTCTGCTTCGGGGGCCAGGTGATCCCCGGGCTGATGTTGTCGCCGACGTCGAGGAGCAGGTCGACGTCGTCCGGCCGGCCGTGGCCGGCCACGATGCGCTCCAGGATCTTCAGCAGCCAGGTCGTGCCCTCGCGGCAGGGCGTGCACTTGCCGCAGGACTCCTTCGAGAAGAACCGGACGATGCGGGTGCAGGCCTTCACGACGTCGGTTGTCTCGTCCATGACGACGATGGCGCCCGAGCCGAGCATGGACCCGGCCTTGCCGACGGCGCCGGCCTCGAGGGGCAGGTCGAGGTGCTCCTCGAAGAACCAGGGGGCCGACGCCCCGCCGGGGATGAACGCCTTGAGCTTGCGGCCACCGCGGATGCCGCCGCAGTACACCGGGGCGTAGATGAGGTCCCGGAACGTGGTGACCCCGAACTCGACCTCGTACACGCCCGGCTTGTTGACGTGGCCGGACACGGCGAACAGGCGGGTGCCGGTGGACGTCTCGGCGCCGAGGTCGGCGAAGGCCTGGCCGCCCTGGCTGGCGATCCACGGGAGGTTGGCGAGGGTCTCGACGTTGTTGACGATCGTCGGCTGGAGGTACAGGCCCTTGGCCGCCGGGAAGAACGGCGGCTTCAGCCGGGGCATCCCCCGCTTGCCCTCCAGGCTCTCGAGCAGGGCCGTCTCCTCGCCGACGATGTAGGCGCCGGCCCCCCAGTGGAGGACCACGTCGACCGAGAAGTCGGTGCCGAGGATGTTGCGCCCGACGTAGCCGGCCTCGTAGGCCTCGTTCAGGGCCGCCGCCACCCGCTCCTGGGCGAGGGCCATCTCGCCCCGCACGTACAGGAAGGCCTGGGCGCAGCCGACCGCGTAGCAGGCGATCAGCACGCCCTCGATCAGCTGGTGCGGGTCCCGCTCCATGAGGATGCGGTCCTTGTAGGTGCCGGGCTCGCTCTCGTCGCCGTTGACCACGAGGTAGCGGGGGAACACGCCGGGCGGGCAGAACCCCCACTTCACCCCGGCCGGGAAGCCGGCCCCGCCCCGCCCGAGGAGGCTCGCCACCTTCACGTCGGCGGCCACGTCCTGAGGGCTGCGGCGCAGCGCGGCCCGGAGCCCCTCGTAGCCGCCGGTGTCGAGGTAGCGGCGGAGGGTGTGGCCGTCGTCCAGGTGCCAGCGCGACGACACGATGCGGGGCGCGTCGGTGACGGCCATCAGCCCTGCTCCTCCCGGTCGCCGTCGCCGTCCACCAGGGCGGGACGCCCCGCCGCCAGCCACACCGGCTCCTCGTTGACCTCGGGGAGGGCGACGCCCGCCCGGCGGGCCGGGGGGATGTGCTGGCGGGCCCGCTGGAGGGTGCCGTGGGGCGGCACCTCGTCGTCCAGGCGGCCGGCCCGCAGGTCCTCGACCAGCCGGTCGAAGTCCTCGTTGGTGACGCGGTGGCGGTACCGGTAGTTCACCTGGAGGCACGGCGCCTCGGTGCAGGCCGCCAGGCACTCGGCGTCCTCGATCGTGATCAGCCCGTCGGCGGTGGTGCCGCCGGGCGGGATGCCGAGGGTCGTCTCCGCGTGGTG
Proteins encoded:
- the nuoF gene encoding NADH-quinone oxidoreductase subunit NuoF: MAVTDAPRIVSSRWHLDDGHTLRRYLDTGGYEGLRAALRRSPQDVAADVKVASLLGRGGAGFPAGVKWGFCPPGVFPRYLVVNGDESEPGTYKDRILMERDPHQLIEGVLIACYAVGCAQAFLYVRGEMALAQERVAAALNEAYEAGYVGRNILGTDFSVDVVLHWGAGAYIVGEETALLESLEGKRGMPRLKPPFFPAAKGLYLQPTIVNNVETLANLPWIASQGGQAFADLGAETSTGTRLFAVSGHVNKPGVYEVEFGVTTFRDLIYAPVYCGGIRGGRKLKAFIPGGASAPWFFEEHLDLPLEAGAVGKAGSMLGSGAIVVMDETTDVVKACTRIVRFFSKESCGKCTPCREGTTWLLKILERIVAGHGRPDDVDLLLDVGDNISPGITWPPKQTTICPLGPSAVSPIASAVARFRDEFEAYVGAPTPVTVAMGGKAYTAAPEVEAVRA
- a CDS encoding NAD(P)H-dependent oxidoreductase subunit E; this translates as MPRLTPDNVALAQEIIGRYPRPRSALIPLLHLAQEQDGWLTPDAMEHVAELVGATPAEVLGTASFYEMFKRRPVGRYLVNICTNISCQLLGAEELLHHAETTLGIPPGGTTADGLITIEDAECLAACTEAPCLQVNYRYRHRVTNEDFDRLVEDLRAGRLDDEVPPHGTLQRARQHIPPARRAGVALPEVNEEPVWLAAGRPALVDGDGDREEQG